The region AAGAAGGGGAGGCTTACCCCGGTTGCGGTGGCGCAAGTCAGCCATGGCCTCCATGCCCCCTTAGTTGTAGCGATGGACCACGGTGCGGACCCAGTGTTCGGAGTAGTTGGCCGCCTGAGGGATGGGGTGGCCGGTGGCGAGGAGCCATAGGGCGTGCCAGCGGGCTCGTTCCACCGGGTCTTCCGTGTCCCGGTAGAGGGCGTGGAGGTTGTCGGGGTGGGGAGGGTTCTTGAGCTCCAGCATGAGGCGGCGTTGGTGTTTGGCCAATTGCATGAATCGATGCTAACGGATGAGGTCATGCGGAGTTCTTATCACTCCTCCCGGACCTCCTCTCCGGAAGCCTCCGGCAGGCCC is a window of Thermus thermamylovorans DNA encoding:
- a CDS encoding helix-turn-helix domain-containing protein; protein product: MQLAKHQRRLMLELKNPPHPDNLHALYRDTEDPVERARWHALWLLATGHPIPQAANYSEHWVRTVVHRYN